The sequence TAGAGACTGCAAGGAGCATGGAGCGGCTTGCCATACAAGAGGGCAGAATCCGAGAAGCAGTGCATTACCAAGCGATGGCTCAGATTTACCAGCAGTTGCTTGACAACTATTCGTTGTCAAACAGTTATGACAAACCCTAGGATTGCAGGCACACAGCGGTTCAATACCATGACTATCGCCAATAACAGTGACGATAATAGCCTTACAATGGACAAAACCCGAACAGCATTAAATGATGCATTGAAGATATTTGGCGAGTTTTCAAGGCTTTCGGCATGGCGTCAGCTGGAAACAGAATTTCGGATAAGTCCGACTGGTACGAAGCCGCTGTCCAATTCAGAAATTGAATTTGCGCTAAAGCAGATGTTTGGCGACGGGTCTGCGACAGTAATGAAGGCATACCAGCAAGAGCTTGCCAGAGTTTGACAGCGTAATGGGCTATGTAGTCCAGCAGCGATCCTTTCCGTTGGATAGCCGATCTGTAGCATAAAGTACTACGAGGTTTTAACTCAATGCTTTAGCTCGGTCCGCCTTGAAACTAATCTGCTGATTCGACGTTCACTCTGCGAGCGAACAATTCTGCCATTTCAATATCAAATTCGGTTTGATGCAATATGGTTCGGAGGTCATCTTTCTCCTCAAGTGCAGAGAGCATACGTGATAAATGATGTACAGCTCGCTCTCGATGTAAAAGTACCCCATCGTCGTGGGATTTCGAAATTGCCACGGTATCAACATTGGGCAGATGACAAAATAAAAAGCTGAAGCGAAGTGCAGTAAGGGCCAAGGCCTGCTCTGCTGTGGCATTTGCTTGTGGTAATATCCTGCGTTTAAATTGCACATGAAGCCAACCAATTTGGCCTACATGCGGGTGTCAGAATAATTGGTGCACATCTTGCTGGTTGACGACGAACCGGACATCACCTTTGTCCTCAAAAGGGGCCTGACCTTGGCAGGATTTAGCGTGGATACGTTCAATGATCCGGTACTAGCACTAGATAAATTCAAAGCAAGCGTCTACGAGCTCTTGGTGTTTGATGTCAAGATGCCGCAAATGGACGGCTTCACGCTATATGAGAAGATACGCCAAATTGACGACAAGGCAAAGGTGTGCTTTATGACCGCATTTGATGTAGAATATGACAAGATATTCAGAAGCAAGTTCCCTCACCTTAGCGCCAAGTGCTTTATGAGAAAGCCGATTTCCATTAAAGAAATGGTACGGATTGCAAGGTCGGAGCTGAATCTGGATTGAAAGCGATAGCTCGATAGCCTTACATTTCTAATGCCGATTGGTTTTTTCAGTTTTGCCATCTATTTGCAAACTAAGGAAAGGTAGGTCTGGACCCTCATTGCTGCAATCCGGGTCAGATGTTTGAGCATCCTTCGCTCTGCCAAGCAAAGCAAAGAACCTGGCTCAAAGTCAGTCGAAAGCCAAGCCAATGCATAACATCATACCAACAGGTTTAACTCGCAGGCGCCAATCATTAACGTACACCAATTTCGGGGCTAGGCTGCATCTGGCGGCATGTTAATGTCCGAGGCTTCGCTTATTCAAAAGCTGGTTCCCCTAGTCCTTCTCAACATTGGTGATACTGAATAGCAAACGCCGCAGTCGGTGTTAAGAAACGGTGACGCCCGAAGGTATATCCCTGATTCCTGCATCTTCGAACTGTCCAAGTCAGAACGCCAAAGTGGACGCGAATCAAGGACAGAATATCAGCCCCCAGTGCCTTGTATTAACTGACGCCAAATAACATTGGGCAAACGCTATGCCCGGGTTCTAGTAATAAAACAGTTTAACTATATATTGACTGAACAGTGTATTCGAGAGAGGTCTAATGGTCCGACTTATTGACCCTCACATCCACATGTATTCTCGGACTACCGACGATTATGAGGCGATGTCCAAGGCAGGAATAGAAGTTGTGGTTGAACCATCCTTCTGGCTCGGAAGTCCCCGGCGATTCGTCGGCACATTCGAGGATTATTGGGAGCACCTTATCTCTTTTGAGACAAAGCGGGCGAAGGATTTTGGGATCGAACACTTTGTCTGCATCTCCGTCAACCCAAAGGAAGCCACGGCCAGGCCGCTTGCAATTGACGCCATTGAAGCCATGAAAAAATACCTCGACCGCGAGCGCGTCGTTGCGGTAGGCGAGCTAGGTTACAATCTGATAAACGACCTTGAAGAAGAGGTATTTGTAAAACAGATGGACATTGCGGCCGACAGCGACATACTGATGACGGTCCACCTGCCGCATCAGAACAAGCCCGAAGGCATGAAGCGGATCGAGCGGATACTTAAATCAAAGAAGGGTAGGCGCTATGACAAGAGCAAGATTCTCATCGACCATAACGTTGAGGAGACAATCGAAAAGACACTCGAGCTTGGACTGTGGGCAGGCTTATCAGTCTATCCAGTAACAAAACTTTCGCCCGATCGTGCTATGAAAATCGTCAAAAAATACGGCACTGAACGGATAATGATACATAGCGCGGCCGACTGGGGTCCTTCAGACCCGCTCAGCGTTGCACTCGTTGCCAGAGAAATGCGAAAGGCGAACTTTGACCGCGAGGACATCGAGCGCGTGACGTTCCAAAATGCATACGACTTTTACAGGCAGTCAAAGAAATTTACCTGGAGACCCTGACCGGAGACGGCTGACCTGCGCCTTGCGTTTAGCACAAACGCCTTCAAGAAATTTGCACTCGCCGACGCGATAAATTTTATCGCGGACATTGGATACTCCGGCATCGAGCTCCTTTGCGACGTCCCGCATGGATACCCGCCCGCTTTTGGCCAAGAATCGCTCGTCTCGACAAGGAAGTTGCTGACGGACCGGAGACTGGAAATCTCAAACCTCAACGCCTTTACAATGTATGCTGTCGGGGACGTTTACAATCCCTCGTGGATTGACCCTAGCAGTGACAAGCGCGCCCAGCGCCTGAAGCATACTGTTGACTGCATCAGACTTGCTGAAATGCTCGGGGCAAGAAACATTTCCACCGAGCCCGGAGGAGAGTTCAAGGAAGGGATGAACCGAAGCGCCCTTGAGCGGGAATTTACAAAGGGCATAATGGAGGCTTCAAGGGCCGCAGAGAAATCCCATGTAGAAATTCTGATAGAACCAGAGCCAGGCCTTTTGATTGAAAACTCGAGCCAATTCCTCAAAATCATCAGGGACATGCCCAGCAATGTGCGCCTTAATTTTGACATCGGCCACTTTTTCTGCGTCAGGGAAGACCCCGCCAAACTGGTTTCCCTGCTGGCCGACTATATTTCCCACTTTCACCTTGAGGACATCGCATCTTCGCGAGTTCATGCCCACTTGATCCCGGGGCATGGGGCCATTGATTTTGGCTCGATATTTAGAGCAATGAAAGAAATTGGCTACCGCGGATTTGTGACCGTGGAACTCTATCCGTACCAGGACTCCCCGTCTCAAGCCGCCGCCGAGGCTTTTGCTTACATCAACCAAGTTGCATCATGAACACGCAACAAAAGCTGAAACAGTACGCGCTTCTCGTGCGCTTGCCTAACATTTTTACTTCAATCACAAACGTACTCGTCGGATACTTTTCAGTTGTAGGAGTCACTGATTCTGTCGCATCGCAAATAGGACTGCTGTGTGGGTCCTCTGCGTTGCTTTATGCCTCAGGCATTGTCTTCAACGACTACTTTGATTTGAAGGTGGATCTTCTTGAAAGGCCTTCGAGACCGCTGCCCAGCGGCACGATATCTGCCAGAAATGCGTTGGTTCTAGGAATTGGCACCATGATTACCGCGAATGTACTTGCATTTCTAGCAAGTCCGACGAGTCTAGTTTTTTCCCTGGTACTGAGCGGAATAATTTTGGCTTATGACAAAAAGGCAAAGTGGACCGTTCTCGGACCCTTTACGATGGGTCTGGCGCGGTTTTCCAATGTCTTTTTGGGCGCAAGCGCCGCTATCGGCGCTCGCCTATCACAACCAGCATCTGCGAGCGACGCCTACCTTACCACTTTGTTTCCGGCGACGGCGGTGTTTTGTTACGTGTATTCGATAACTCTTCTGAGCCGCCATGAAGCCGAAGCACCCATAGATCGTCCCAATTCGATTTCGACTAGCAAGGTGCAAAGGATCGCCTTTCTGATTATTGGCATGGACGTAGCGGCCATGGGAGTTTTTTTTGCTGCGATTGGAAAGCCGCTCGCGCTTTTCATAACCGGGATTCTGGCCTTTATCGTATGGTATGCATGGCACGCCAGCAGAAAGCAGCCGCCTGGAGAGGCGCCGAGAGGCAGGGGCATTCAGCAGGCAATTAAGGCACTGGTGTTGTCGATAATCGTGATCGACTCGGCATTCATTGCGGCGTACGCCGGAATCTTTTACGGCCTGGCGGCCCTCCTGTTACTTCCGGCACCCATTGCCCTTTCAAAGAAACTTTATGTCACCTAAAGGCATTTAATGCAAGCAATTCACTGAAAAGATGATTCGCAATTGGCAAAGAAGCACACTATAGTCTTGGACATCGTCGGGCTCGAATACAAGGACATTGTCGACGGCAAGCTTCCAAACATTGCCCAACTCGCTGAGCATGGCCAAATTGCGCGCATGGAGCCGGTGTTCCCCGCCGTCACCTGCACCGTGCAGGCCAGCATACTGTCAGGAAAACTGCCAAGCCAGCACGGAATAATTTCAAACGGGCTTTACGATCGCGATACATACACCGTGTCTTTTTGGGAACAGGCTAGCAAGCTCGTACAGTCGCCTAGGATCTGGGACGTGGCAAAGAGCAGGGATCCCTCCTTTAAGACTGCCGTGCTATTTTGGCAAAACTCGATGTACGCGCAGTCCGACGTAGTGGTCACCCCGCGTCCGCTTCACACCGACGACGGCATGATACTGTGGTGCTATTCAAAGCCGCTCGGGTATTACGACGGCGAACTGAAACAGAGGTTGGGCGAATTTAACCTCGCTCAGTACTGGGGCCCTCTCGCATCAGCGCAGGTAAGCGACTGGATTTGCAGCTCAGTGGGATACACACTCGAGAGGTTCCGTCCCGACCTGACGCTCGCCTATATCCCGCATGTGGACTATTCCGCGCAGCGCTTTGGAAAGGACAGCACCCAAGTTCAAGCGGACCTCAAGAAGGCAGACGACATTGTGGGAAGAATCGTTGAAAAGACGGCCGGTCTTGGGATTA is a genomic window of Nitrososphaera sp. containing:
- a CDS encoding TatD family hydrolase; this translates as MVRLIDPHIHMYSRTTDDYEAMSKAGIEVVVEPSFWLGSPRRFVGTFEDYWEHLISFETKRAKDFGIEHFVCISVNPKEATARPLAIDAIEAMKKYLDRERVVAVGELGYNLINDLEEEVFVKQMDIAADSDILMTVHLPHQNKPEGMKRIERILKSKKGRRYDKSKILIDHNVEETIEKTLELGLWAGLSVYPVTKLSPDRAMKIVKKYGTERIMIHSAADWGPSDPLSVALVAREMRKANFDREDIERVTFQNAYDFYRQSKKFTWRP
- a CDS encoding sugar phosphate isomerase/epimerase family protein, with product MNFIADIGYSGIELLCDVPHGYPPAFGQESLVSTRKLLTDRRLEISNLNAFTMYAVGDVYNPSWIDPSSDKRAQRLKHTVDCIRLAEMLGARNISTEPGGEFKEGMNRSALEREFTKGIMEASRAAEKSHVEILIEPEPGLLIENSSQFLKIIRDMPSNVRLNFDIGHFFCVREDPAKLVSLLADYISHFHLEDIASSRVHAHLIPGHGAIDFGSIFRAMKEIGYRGFVTVELYPYQDSPSQAAAEAFAYINQVAS
- a CDS encoding nucleotide pyrophosphatase/phosphodiesterase family protein; translated protein: MAKKHTIVLDIVGLEYKDIVDGKLPNIAQLAEHGQIARMEPVFPAVTCTVQASILSGKLPSQHGIISNGLYDRDTYTVSFWEQASKLVQSPRIWDVAKSRDPSFKTAVLFWQNSMYAQSDVVVTPRPLHTDDGMILWCYSKPLGYYDGELKQRLGEFNLAQYWGPLASAQVSDWICSSVGYTLERFRPDLTLAYIPHVDYSAQRFGKDSTQVQADLKKADDIVGRIVEKTAGLGIKDDAEFVVFSEYSFNNVRGEAVPLNLLLRDAGLAVTRTIAGKEYLDFELSTAFAMVDHQIAHIYVKGGEEGRVRKILEDADGVETVLQSAEEKSAAGINHSRSGELIAISEVDRWFSYYWWHEPEKAPGFSRRVDIHRKPGYDPVELFFDPKSKSIPLDTTLVKGSHGRKANVETGEGLSAFVSSRKSGSGDKIVKCTDVAGAILG
- a CDS encoding response regulator, with the protein product MHILLVDDEPDITFVLKRGLTLAGFSVDTFNDPVLALDKFKASVYELLVFDVKMPQMDGFTLYEKIRQIDDKAKVCFMTAFDVEYDKIFRSKFPHLSAKCFMRKPISIKEMVRIARSELNLD
- a CDS encoding UbiA family prenyltransferase; the encoded protein is MNTQQKLKQYALLVRLPNIFTSITNVLVGYFSVVGVTDSVASQIGLLCGSSALLYASGIVFNDYFDLKVDLLERPSRPLPSGTISARNALVLGIGTMITANVLAFLASPTSLVFSLVLSGIILAYDKKAKWTVLGPFTMGLARFSNVFLGASAAIGARLSQPASASDAYLTTLFPATAVFCYVYSITLLSRHEAEAPIDRPNSISTSKVQRIAFLIIGMDVAAMGVFFAAIGKPLALFITGILAFIVWYAWHASRKQPPGEAPRGRGIQQAIKALVLSIIVIDSAFIAAYAGIFYGLAALLLLPAPIALSKKLYVT